The window GTCTCCCACTCCAGGTTGACTGGCAGGTTGGGAGTGGAACATCTGAAGACAGGAGCTGAGTAGACCACATCTTTTGATGAGGTAAAGGTGACAGAGCTGCTGAAATCACAGATCTCCTTCAGGATGGACCCTGCCtgaaatgcacacacacgcacgcacgcgcgcacacacacacacacacacacacacacacacacacataaccatTGATATTTTCTGGATCAATCAGAAATTGATTATTGTTTATCATTAATTAGCATCACCTCAATTAGCCAATTTTGAGAGCTGTGTGAAGTTTCAGGACTTTCAATCTGCCAGCTGGTTtctacacaaacaaataaacatgtcAATACTAAATAAAACCAGTTTAAGTATCTGAGCATGAGTGTGAAAGAACAGACCCAGGTATGGGCTGGATCGGCCGCTAGATGGTTGGACAAGCTTTTCCAAATCCCCTGGActctgagaaaaaaagagacatgaCTTAAATTGATGATAACCTTTTTTAGAGGACAATGAGATGAAAAAGTCAGATGTGTTCAGATCGATGCAAACTATTTCAGGTTTCACTGTAATTGTGTTTCTGTGGTTACCGGCTACATGTAGTGAGTGAGGTCTGTCTGCTATGGTTACCGGTTGGTAGGTGTGACTCAGGTGGTAGAAGGAGCTGAGGTTCCTGCTGTAGGAGACAAGCTCCTCCAAACAGCACGACGGGTGAAGATTCAACAGGGTCCATTGATCAATGACAAATTGATTGCaactgcacgcacacacacacacacacacacacacacactgaaaattAGGACCTTTTATTCAAATTCACCTTTCTTCCTGCCCACACAACCTCTGTCCTTTTTACAGTTAAAGTTGTGGCTGTGTTCGCCTCCGGCCAATCAGACAAATGATCATGTTAAATAATCAGAGTTGGTCAGCTAAGCTTTGCGTTTTCATGATGTGATTGATTGTTCCCTGGGGAACTGTACAGACATTGCTTCCCTGCTATGGTCCAAGGCAAAATGTTAACAAACTGGGTGGGGATGTTGTGAATTTCAATATTTGTAATAAATTGGAGAGAAAATGAACTTTTATTTGGATTTTGCTTTGGGATTAGCCTTAGCTGGCACCCTGTAGTACCTGTGCTTAATCTGCTGCAAGTAACCGATAGTTTTGTCCAGAGATGTCTTCAGAGCATCCTCACTGCTCTCTTGACGGAGTCCTCCTAACAGGTCATCCATTTTCATCTTCCGTTTCTGATAGAATAAGAGCAAGCATGTTGGAAAAGGGAACCTGTCGTGCTCTCTCTTGGGCAAAAGTGTGAAAACCACGTCGACCTGTGACGGTAACTTACCTGTATGTAATTTGTTAACATAAATCCTTTAAGGTGCTATTAAAAACTTTGCCcgcttcctgatttcttagaggtttttttcttcatatttgTCACAATTACACGTTTCTGATTATCAAATAAATTCTTATATTagaccagtggttcccaaactttttttacatacttttttgtttacatgagatgaattgcagaatggcagattgAGAGAAAATACTGTAAATCTtactatcttcaggttttacactcttacatatacacacgcagttactgtccctccatttagaaaggcagaggcatcATGGTGgaattattttacgtgtagttgtttttttcctgggtaataatattcaacattgctatcaatacatttttcaaaaaatgcctctctgtgcaaaatgggttcaaaaacataaacaactgtgggatgcTGTTTGTCTGTAATTTGGACAGGGGGAGTAAATtatggcaggatcagcctgatattatttgtatcccactgtaactttactgtataaagagctaacatgtCCAAAATGTCAGAAGTAGTTAGTTATCACaagtttgtgaactaaaaatcaagaatgtgggatactgtttgtccgtgatttggagagTCTGGCGCCTGCTCCTGacgcagggaaaaccaattctgcaggggagacctaccttggcacttgtgcaggtgaagccaaagggaagatatgcttcaccatattttctagtctttggcttggaaggaagttggtttAGAAACATATTTAGCGATGcctcatctcctgctttgcgtttgtgtgggagccccgtcgaaaacctgtccattatgctagcagtgtccaagcattcttttttttttactacttgattgtgtttgttgtttttatttgactTACCTGCTTGTGTTTTATTGCAACTCACTTgtaagtgctgctgctgtgagcATCTGAGATCATTCAGGTCTTGTTGTAGTTTTTCATCTCTCCTCTCTAATCTTTGGCAATGTGTCTCCCACAGCAATGCTGCTGCTCGCATGACAACAAATACACTTCTACTTAGACTGAAAGCATGACGGGCCACAGAGTCACTGCTCACCTGCAGACAGACAAGCAGAAAGCATGAACACGTGGATGCTCTGATACAGTGCACAGAAACAGTCTGAGGCAGGTTTACGTGACTGACATCTAAAGCGGCCAGCTGCTCTTCATCCTGACTCTGCTGTGCTCCAATCACTGTGAGAAGCTGTGAGTTGATGATGTCATTCACTTCCTCTTCTGACAATTCCAAAGATGAGAGGACTTCCTGTAGGATGACAGGTTAAAATTACAGGCCTGTATGCTGGAATGTAATCATTGCTACGATGATGTAGCTGCAGACAGCAGTCAGCTATTAACTAAAGGTATTTGAAAGCTGCTACATCAGAGCTAACCAAGCGCATTTACCTTACAGCGCTCCACCTCCGCCAGCCGATTCTGCCATGTCTGTTCAAAGCAGCAACGCAGCTGATGGAGAAGCTCAGTGTGGAAATGCTCtgaacacacaaatacaaacctACATTTATCATCACCATAGTATAACTCAGACTTGTGCTTCTGCCAATTTACCACAAGCAGGATAACAGATGATTTGGATGACTTGGTAACATAGCTGCTTCATGAAGGTGATACAGTGATGTTTTCTGCTGTTCAAATAGTGATTTAAGTTTGTAAAGTGAAACTCATACTGTATCAGTAGTAGTGACTCCAGAGGACAGTTACCAATTTGCTGATTGACATCTGTTAGTTGGTCAAACCAATCAGACACCAAAGCTTTGGAGCAGGTGGGTGGGACCAGAGAGCTGAAACACAAAGAGAATATGTGACTTGACAAGAAGAACACGgggtgaaaacaaaagaaattacaCTGAAACTGGACTGACTGGATCTCCAGGCAATGAAAAGATTATgatttatgtttgtttattttcaccTGATCTTACCTGATCTTGTTAATGATGTCACGGCGCCGTTCAGTCAGATCTTGCTGGGTTAGTTTTATCTGCTGAACTGAGGCCAgctgctgatcctcattcctgcTGCAGAGACCTCTACGACACAAATACTACTGATTATCAGCCAGTTCAAAAACTTACCATGGTATACAATTTGGAGTGATGCCTGATCTTTCAGTTGTAGGACTGACTGTCACAGCAGTTCTGAAACTGACCACAAATATAGAAAAATATTAGGAAATAAAAGCCCTCCAACTTGTCCAGGGTCTGGGAGTTAAAAAATTAAAGCTGCAGACATTACCTCAATGTCAGTTTGAGATAGTGTCCTTGTTAGACAAATGTTAGGCAAATTGGTCCTTGGTGAGTGGCCAAATAAAGAGTGATTCAGTCAACACCTATGGACAGAAGAAAATCAAGGTACCAGTGTACCATGTAGGGTTGCCCAACCCTGTAGCCAGGCCTCCAGACAGAGCTGTAAGAAGAGTGTCCGGTGGTGAGGTTCACCTTTAGTTCTTAAAGGCTttggatgttgtagggctgtcttggttgacatgcACCTGCAAcattgcgtggagatctggggcCATGCCTATGGATCGGCAGACTGTGGTTGTGATTCCCATCTTTGAGAAGGGGGACTGGAGGGTGTCCTCTAACTACGGGGGGATAATACTCATCAGCCTCTCTAGAAAGGTCTATGCCAGGGCACTGGAAAGGAAAGTTCATTCATTCGTCAATTCTctgatacaggaggaacaatgtggTTTTCATCCTGGACCCAGAACATACAACCAACTCTTTATCATCTTAAGGAGCTAtgtgggagtttgcccaaccaatCTACATGGGTGAAGTGATCTGGGAACATTCCACTGTAAAGAGGCTGCAGGGCAGActcaggacacgctggagaaatGATATCTCTGGAtataatggatggatggatgaatggatgacaGTGTAAAGATagttatttaaacatttaaccctgaaatgtctcacagtctctcagttttcttcatgatgaaatTACGGAAAATGTTCTGGTATCTGATTACCCAGACTGCCCTGTATTTATAATAAGTTAAATTTAATATTGTCAGCCACTTTTTGCCAccccttcttttttgttttcgtTGCTTTGGTGACAATGCCTGTAGTCTAAATCCCAGTCCTCCCCTAACAGGAATTCTTGCTTTGCTGAGGAGAATCTTCGTGCCCTGCCATTATTGATATATTCTGTAGTTAATGACTTCTAGAGTCATAAGAGGAGTTATTTTGGATTACCAAACTCAGCAATTCCAATCTAATTCTCTTCTGACTTTGGGAAAATGAACAAAGTGGATTAGAGTGTTGAACAAGCTAATCCTGAATCTTTTAAGCTTCTGGCTTCTTTAACTCACATCAATGTATAACATGGTGCTCCACTCACCTGAACTGATCTACAATTCTGTGGACTCTTTTCCTTCTCCAGTGACTCAGACAGTCCTCCCAGTGCCGACGAAGGATCGACTCCTTATGTAGATTTTCCtcctggaggagcagcagcagtcgGGCAATGCTGCGACGGTTTGCTAGCATAGACTGATTCAGCATCTGAGACAAACAGAGATATAGAAGTGCAATTTATCATTTTATGTAGGTTAGAGGTCAGATGAGAGGTCACAGTGACTTACTGTAGCTTCAGTGTGGATCAGCCTGTGGATGTCAGATGGATGCAGGAAACTGATCTGCTCCAACACACGGTAGTACTTCCTGATAATAGCTCTGATctatgagaaaaagaaaaatacattgaCTGAACTGCTCTTTTTCTAGAATGATTATACAGCATGTACATCATTTAATGTcttaaacaaacaggaagtggtccacaagtttgaattttggtttggtttttctcCACAGCTGCTCAGCAGTATACACACTGGCTGTTCTATTATTCTATCCACTTTGTGTACCAGTACCACTGAGAGCAAACCAGCCCCAGAGAATCAaactaccaccaccatcaaTGACAGCTGATAAAGTGTTCTTAGGATTGAAAGCCTCACTTTTACTACTCATCATGCTATCGTGGCCAAATAGTTCAATCTTTGTCTCTGACCATAAAACCTTTCTCTTGGGGACATTTGGCTACTCCACATGAGCAGCTGCAAATTTCAGCCAAGATTCAAAGCGTCTGTTAACGAGCAGGGCCTTCTTTCGTGATCAGCACTCTATTATTCCATGAAGATGTAAAACCCGGTTTTAAATCATTTTCCTCTTGTCTCAGGGTGATAGTTTGGGTCTTCTTCCAGACCTTGTTAAAGTCGTGGCACATCTGAACATTTGTTTGAACTGATCATCTTAATATGTGCTCCAATGACTCCAAGAGACCTTCCCAACTTGTGTAAATGTACAATTCATAGATCAACCACTTCTTTACAAGGCTGTAAATGTAGAACCTTCAGCAGCACTTATTAAAAGACTTAAGTGAGTCTATGTATATATTTAAGCTTGTATCCATACTTGTGTCAATGTTTGGATTAgttaaaatccaaaacaaatttaaacttgtgGACCCAATTTCTGTTTTTAAGACATCAAAGCTGTTGTATAGTCCTTCCACCATAGGAAAAAAATAGTTTAAAGAAATGTATTATGAAGATTTTAAGTAtacttctgaccacaactgtacaGTACTGCCCTCTATTGTTCAACCACTGACTGTGGGTGTCAAATGGTTTCTTTGGGTAAAATTTTAAAAGTGTCAGTGACGCTCAGTCTGACCTGGTCAGTacgttgtttttcagtttcagtcAGTTTGAGGTTAAGTTCTACGATAGTGGTCTTCTTCAGCTTCACGTCTTCCTCTACCTTCTTCCAAAGACCGTGGATCTCCTGCACACACATGAAATTAACACTCTCAAAACCAATCACATTTCTCCAGCCCATAAGATATTATTTTCACACTCCACCAACCACACCAAGTCTAATTATTCTGAAGGTttggcaatttttaaaaaaaatcacaagctTCATCAGGCTGCGGGTTTAAAACTGTATTTGATCTTCTAAACTTTATGTCATGTGTACCTGCATACTGACATCTTCCAGATCTTCCAGCTGATTCATTCTGACTTTCAGGGTGTCCAATCTGAGATCCACCTCCTGCAGACTGGACAATAGCTCCTGACTGATGGCCTTCACCTGAGTCTCACACACCTGACACAATGACAGACAGTGGCCAATAATTTCACACAGAGTATGTATTGTGACACCACAGCATGTATTGCCCTCAGGTGCAGTGTAACTACGATGCATTGTACCTGAGACAGCTGGCTCAGGTCTGAATCCAGCTGTTTGAGAGCCTCTTgatgtttttgaatttttttctctgtcagaCGTTCAATGATGTCAGAGCTGGGATGATCAACAACTAAAATAAAGAGAGAAGCTTCTGACTGTGATGTGAACATTGACATTTTAACTTAATGTTTCTGTTAGATTAGCTGATCTAGCTGCAAACATTCAggtctgaaaaatgaagtgccAAAAACCCCACCCTGTAGTCTCTCTTCCTGTCCAGAAACAATTAAATCCCAGCTTTATAGTagtaaaaagcttttttaaatgttacaaAAAATTGCTTTGCCCTCTGTGAATAGTAACCTGGGCCTGCTGGGGGCTCAGCTTTGGTTGTGTTAAGGAATGGTGGGCAATGAGACGCCATGCATtctaaaaaaggtaaaaacaacaaGTGAACACAAGTAAACCTAGATCCATTGTCCACCCTGTATGTAGCCATGACTGCACATGACTTGACAGCACAGTTTTGGGCGAGTGGCACCCCAGACCCACTTTAGCTACGACCCTGTTGTATTGCATGTCTGTTGTAGAAGTAAAAGCACCACTAACCCACGGCATCTGGAAGTCTGCCGACATCATctatgacatcatcatcatcatcattgtgtTCCGCCTGCTGCCTTCTactaaaggaaaaaacacaacatgtTTTGAGAGAGTGGATGCAGTACAGATATGTAACAGTggtgtgtgtctctgtccacCTGCTGGCTGTGCTGCAGTGTGTGTTGCTGTCCACAGCAGACAGACAATTTGTCCCGGTGTCTCTGCATCCGGCTAGAAGAGATCTGGACAGCTGAGCCTGAAACACATGAGAACAAGAAACAGCTCAGTCACTGCTGCAACAGAACATGTCAGCCCTCGTCAGACATCTTGAGTTCTGCTGATCAGTGAGCCCACGTTGTCAGTTTTACTCTTCAAGGAAGAAGGAAGGAAACAGTGAAGTGGTTCTGTATGAACACAGGAGGACGTGTGCACAGTCAGACTGTACACACCTCCTGCGCTCACAGTGCTCCTACTGCAGCATCAAATCCCACTGCTTGAGGCCTCTGTTTGTGATTTCTTACTGGGAAGGAGTCAGTAAGGTTTGTTTACCTCTGCTCCATGATTCAAAGTATGAAAGTGTCAGCTTTTTCTAAAACATGCTTAACCCTCATCAAATCAATGCATGCATGCAAAATCAGTAATTAATGCAACAAGCAGCACACTTCAATCGTTATGTTcatatcttttctttttgcagtctgcagttcatgGGGCAGTTATCAATGGTCAATGGTAATTTTATTGTCCCCAATGGGAAATTGATTTGCAGTCTGTCcgtacacagagagacaaaaacaaacaaacaccacaGCCCAAATTTTATCATCAACAAAGCAACGGCAACAAGCCTTATGGTTTAGTGTTGCTATGGCTGTAAATGTGTACTTCGGTGACTCCCAAATGCTCTGTGCTAATGAGAATTTCTTTTTCAAGTTTATgtataatatttaaaatgtaaaacttaaCCAGATATGGAGGGAAGAGTGAGTTCAATCTTCCCTCCATATCTGGTTCAGGCAGGCAGCTGGAGCTCTGCAGCATCattcaccagtgttggtcaagttactttgaaaaaagtaatcagtaactaattactgattacttccccccaaaaaaggtaatcccattacttcggtgattacttattttcaaaagtaattcgTTActtagttactagttactttttaaaaacatgatttacaacctgaataggtgataaagcaatagatctttcagccctaTTCTactttctgcataatccatcatgtAAAAtataatcaaatggaaaaagtctctttttacattttttttattagttttaatcttttaactttatgccaATTCTGAACAAATATGGTATAAAGAAATCTTTAGAGTTTTACCAATGGAAAGACTGAGTGCAAATTAAGTGCCAATGAAGATATTTTTTTGGATATATGGCGCCCGCTATTGGATTACTTACCTGATGATCTGAAGAAAACCATAGTGAGAGGGGCAGCCCCACTCCAATGGCGGGTTGAGTTTGTCAGGACAAATGTGTAAATGACTGGTAGACCGAattatatatattgtattagTTTTTCGTTTACATGTCTCAGACTGcttattgtgtttgtttttttgttttttctctctgttgttgttgtggtaattgtttttgtcttttgttgtctttttttgtttgtttgttttttgtataaaggaaaaagtaaataaagataTGATGAAGAAAGAAAACCTGGATGGCCTCAAATTTTCTTACCTTCAACGAggataaaactgaggtaatTGTTTTTGGACCAAGCTGTAATTTCAATGCCCCAGATTTGGAATTATGTAACCTAACATGTGCTAACATGTTCTTGGATAGCATACTTACATTCAAGAAACAAATTAATTCAGTTGTCCAGCggtccttttttaaattaaggctCCGATCCAAAGTGAGATCTTTTTTATCCTTTAGAAACTTGGAACGAGCAATTCATGCGTTTGTTTTATCTCAAAACATTAaggccagggctgccctttgtctccggttctgttcataatttttatggacaggatttctaggcgcagccaagtggcggagggctttcgctttggtggcctcagaatctcatctctgctttttgcagatgatgtggttctgttggcttcatcgggtgagggcctccagctcgcactggaacggttcgcagccgagtgtgaagcagcgggaatgaggatcagcacctccaaatctgaggccatggttctcagccggaaaagggtggagtgcccactccgggtcggggatgagttcctgccccaagtggaggagttcaagtatctcggggtcttgttcgcgagtgatgggagaagggagccggagatcgacagacggattggggctgcagctgcagtaatgcggacgctgcaccggtccgtcgtggtgaagagggagctgagtgtaaaagcgaagctctcaatttaccggtcgatctacgtccctaccctcacctatggccacgagctgtgggtagtgatcgaaagaacgagatcgcggatacgagcggcagaaatgagcttcctccgaagggtggctggcctctcccttagagatagggtgagaagttcggccatccgggaggggctcggagtagagcagctgcagctccacatcgaaaggagccagctgaggtggttcgggcatctgacaaggatgccccctgggcgcctcctgggtgaggtgttccaggcatgtcccaccgggaggaggccccgggagagattatatctctcggctggcctgggaacgccttggtattcccccggataagctggaggaggtggctggggagagggaggtctgggcctctttgcttaggctgctgcccccgcgacccagcctcggataaagcggatatggatggatggatggatggatgggttttaTCTCAATTGGATTACTGCAATTCACTATACTGTATGTGGGTGTCAGTCAGTCCAGCTTGGCCCGGCTCCAACTTGtacagaatgctgcagctcgcCTTTTGACTCGTGTGAAGAAACACCAACATATTACTCCGGTGcttgcttcccttcattggcttccagtACGTTTtagaattaaattcaaaatcttACTTTCGACTTATAAAGTGCTAAATGGCCAGGCACCGGACTTTTTGTCTGACCTATGTAATGTTCTTATTCCTCTATGAATAAAACATCAAGAATTGCTCCTGGTGCTAGCTTCAGATAGGTGTTTATTATTCTTTCTACCACGATAACTTCTTCTTCTACTCTGTATATCTTATTGATTCCAGAGCGCCCCCTGTGGGTAGCTTCAACAATAGCAACTATTATTACAACCTATTGCAGCTTTATACGCC is drawn from Maylandia zebra isolate NMK-2024a linkage group LG12, Mzebra_GT3a, whole genome shotgun sequence and contains these coding sequences:
- the ccdc180 gene encoding coiled-coil domain-containing protein 180 isoform X5, which encodes MCESTAVPSGEVYRQLFDAQAQLSRSLLAGCRDTGTNCLSAVDSNTHCSTASSRRQQAEHNDDDDDVIDDVGRLPDAVVVDHPSSDIIERLTEKKIQKHQEALKQLDSDLSQLSQVCETQVKAISQELLSSLQEVDLRLDTLKVRMNQLEDLEDVSMQEIHGLWKKVEEDVKLKKTTIVELNLKLTETEKQRTDQIRAIIRKYYRVLEQISFLHPSDIHRLIHTEATMLNQSMLANRRSIARLLLLLQEENLHKESILRRHWEDCLSHWRRKRVHRIVDQFRGLCSRNEDQQLASVQQIKLTQQDLTERRRDIINKISSLVPPTCSKALVSDWFDQLTDVNQQIEHFHTELLHQLRCCFEQTWQNRLAEVERCKEVLSSLELSEEEVNDIINSQLLTVIGAQQSQDEEQLAALDVSSDSVARHAFSLSRSVFVVMRAAALLWETHCQRLERRDEKLQQDLNDLRCSQQQHLQKRKMKMDDLLGGLRQESSEDALKTSLDKTIGYLQQIKHSCNQFVIDQWTLLNLHPSCCLEELVSYSRNLSSFYHLSHTYQPSPGDLEKLVQPSSGRSSPYLETSWQIESPETSHSSQNWLIEAGSILKEICDFSSSVTFTSSKDVVYSAPVFRCSTPNLPVNLEWETHLSLFPVDLLLDSLSRSRTLFLNHLEQHFHNVLSLAVSMMRDRKEAVRSEQELQLQQLSPRHIKTHIYEPRMAELQLHRQHVDTHFEGVLDLLTSCRMELQDLQASIKKKNMELMVTLSNIEANIQTASSSQHWEAASTTLQDCLHGHIKETQDWLTNFRQTVMIRMEEGRNKTAQLLSSFRLFSEGGDFAPQELKMFQRRVREETKRISTTEESIYSALEAFESRSLQKVKEVSAPLEEKLSFLKSEVKFIEDAQKMITSTQVHIKAEAARSNHQQTVISKRLEDLRKMLDDTQLSPDQVCSFLSSINKELRECCQYLDLSLDSALEESLALSGHHKSRKQVLLNLSPGLLQPNKTNMDPLDDPVVGIIRSLNRISCQDPAKERERRQRISSGLNPIQLQQRQDSVNAPSVKRGARFIRTDIRHERRFQIFGPEPDQSAQSFSSKVNLALWKANDILLQLAEDFYRSERLSCFQLLPDSLDQWIENTQQKLVGYHEQASRFLDTSRDDNGGRTGVR
- the ccdc180 gene encoding coiled-coil domain-containing protein 180 isoform X6, producing MCESTAVPSGEVYRQLFDAQAQLSRSLLAGCRDTGTNCLSAVDSNTHCSTASSRRQQAEHNDDDDDVIDDVGRLPDAVVVDHPSSDIIERLTEKKIQKHQEALKQLDSDLSQLSQVCETQVKAISQELLSSLQEVDLRLDTLKVRMNQLEDLEDVSMQEIHGLWKKVEEDVKLKKTTIVELNLKLTETEKQRTDQIRAIIRKYYRVLEQISFLHPSDIHRLIHTEATMLNQSMLANRRSIARLLLLLQEENLHKESILRRHWEDCLSHWRRKRVHRIVDQFRGLCSRNEDQQLASVQQIKLTQQDLTERRRDIINKISSLVPPTCSKALVSDWFDQLTDVNQQIEHFHTELLHQLRCCFEQTWQNRLAEVERCKEVLSSLELSEEEVNDIINSQLLTVIGAQQSQDEEQLAALDVSSDSVARHAFSLSRSVFVVMRAAALLWETHCQRLERRDEKLQQDLNDLRCSQQQHLQKRKMKMDDLLGGLRQESSEDALKTSLDKTIGYLQQIKHSCNQFVIDQWTLLNLHPSCCLEELVSYSRNLSSFYHLSHTYQPSPGDLEKLVQPSSGRSSPYLETSWQIESPETSHSSQNWLIEAGSILKEICDFSSSVTFTSSKDVVYSAPVFRCSTPNLPVNLEWETHLSLFPVDLLLDSLSRSRTLFLNHLEQHFHNVLSLAVSMMRDRKEAVRSEQELQLQQLSPRHIKTHIYEPRMAELQLHRQHVDTHFEGVLDLLTSCRMELQDLQASIKKKNMELMVTLSNIEANIQTASSSQHWEAASTTLQDCLHGHIKETQDWLTNFRQTVMIRMEEGRNKTAQLLSSFRLFSEGGDFAPQELKMFQRRVREETKRISTTEESIYSALEAFESRSLQKVKEVSAPLEEKLSFLKSEVKFIEDAQKMITSTQVHIKAEAARSNHQQTVISKRLEDLRKMLDDTQLSPDQVCSFLSSINKELRECCQYLDLSLDSALEESLALSGHHKSRKQVLLNLSPGLLQPNKTNMDPLDDPVVGIIRSLNRISCQDPAKERERRQRISSGLNPIQLQQRQDSVNAPSVKRGARFIRTDIRHERRFQIFGPEPDQSAQSFSSKVNLALWKANDILLQLAEDFYRSERLSCFQLLPDSLDQWIENTQQKLVGYHEQASRFLDTSRDVL